The uncultured Carboxylicivirga sp. genomic interval TTCAGATGTTGTTGCTTTTTCTTTAGCTGAGTGATTGATTTCTTGGATTTCTGCAGTTGATAAACCGATAAAAGAGTTGACAAGATCTTACGCTCATCCCATGATTTTTCGATAAAATCCGCAGCTCCTTTTTTGATGGTTCTTACAGCTAATTCAACATCGCTGTACCCGGTTATAAAGACAACAGCAATATCGGTATCAGTTTGTTTTATCTCATTCATCCAAAAGAGGCCCTCGTTACCGTTGTTGATGCCCGTCTTAAAATTCATATCAAGCAAAACAATGTCGAAGGCATGTTTCGATAAATGTTCCTTAATCCGGTTGGGATTATGCTCGGTAACGATCTTCTCGAAATGAGGATTTAAATAAAGTTTGAGGGCTAATAAAAGGTCTTTATTATCATCAACAATTAATATACTTCCTTCTTTTTTAGGCATATTTAATCTGTATTAAAGAATAACCGGATTGATTAGAAAAAGCAAAATGCTGTAAATATTCCAATTAATATTTAGTTATTATTGTACCATAGCAATCTTTATTTTTTCACTGCTCTAGCCGCGGGGGCTTTTCATTTAATGATTGAAAGCAAAATTTCTGCCTTCTGCCTGTTTAACTAACTATCTAATTTTTTACAAAATACTTCATTATTGTTGGAATTACATACATAGCTGTTGGAAAATCCAACACATGATAAAAGGTGATTGGTGTTAGGTGGCAGTATATCAATAAAATAAGATAAAGGCACGGGGTTTGGCATGGTATTACCAAATACGAATAAATAATGGACAGACAACTCGAACAAAAGCCTTGGTGGAAGAAGAACTTAAAATGGATTACCGGTGTAATCATTTTCTTAATGTGTTGTATCTATTTTATTGCTTTTGCCGATCACCGAAGTAGTGTAAAAATGGATAGTGATCGTATTACTATTTCATCAGTTGAACAAGGCGATTTTCAGGATTATATAAGTGTGACAGCTACTGTTGAACCCATCAAAACCATTTATCTGGATGCCATTGAAGGTGGGCGAGTTGAGTCGATTTTGCTCGAAGAAGGCAAAATGGTTGAAAAGGGTGATCCTATTGCCCGATTAAGCAATACCAACCTGATACTTGAAATTTCGAATAATGAAGCCAATGTGGCTCGTGCCATCAACGAGTTGCGTACTGCCCGTTTGCAAATGGAAATGAATGCCATGGAATTGCAAAACCAGATTGTTAAGCTGGGTGGCGACTTATTTCTTCAGAAACGTAAGTATACCAATTCAAAAAACTTCTTTGCCGAAGGATTAATATCAGAAGATGAATATTTAAAAGATAAGACTGATTTTGAAGCTTCGGAACGTCAGATGACTTTATTGAAAGAAAGTTTTAAACGCGATTCGATCTATCGAAAAATACAAATTGAAACATTGGAGAGTTCTGCAGAGCGTATGGAAGAAAATCAAGACATTATTCGTCAGCGATTGGATAACTTAACCATTAAAGCTCCGGTAACGGGGCAATTGGCAGCATTAAATCTGGAAGAAGGTCAGGTGATAAGTTATGGAACGCGCGTTGGTAAAGTTAATGTGCTGGACGATTTTAAGCTAAAAGCCAAAGTAGATGAACACTATATTTCGCGCATTCATAAAGGATTGAAAGGAAGTTGTCAGTTCCCTTCGGGTGATATCGAAGCCGAATTAACCAAAGTATATGCCGAGGTGGTTGAAGGTAAGTTTGAAGTGGATCTGACCTTTGACGAAACGATGCAAAAAGCCTTACGCATTGGGCAAACCAGTTACGTTAAATTGCAATTGGGCGATCCTGTTCAGTCCATTTTACTTCCACGTGGTAGTTTCTTCCAAAGTACAGGTGGCCAGTGGGTA includes:
- a CDS encoding efflux RND transporter periplasmic adaptor subunit yields the protein MDRQLEQKPWWKKNLKWITGVIIFLMCCIYFIAFADHRSSVKMDSDRITISSVEQGDFQDYISVTATVEPIKTIYLDAIEGGRVESILLEEGKMVEKGDPIARLSNTNLILEISNNEANVARAINELRTARLQMEMNAMELQNQIVKLGGDLFLQKRKYTNSKNFFAEGLISEDEYLKDKTDFEASERQMTLLKESFKRDSIYRKIQIETLESSAERMEENQDIIRQRLDNLTIKAPVTGQLAALNLEEGQVISYGTRVGKVNVLDDFKLKAKVDEHYISRIHKGLKGSCQFPSGDIEAELTKVYAEVVEGKFEVDLTFDETMQKALRIGQTSYVKLQLGDPVQSILLPRGSFFQSTGGQWVFVLNKDRTAAYKRAITIGRQNPKYFEVLDGLQPGEEVITSGYEVFGDNEVVILN